From Camelina sativa cultivar DH55 chromosome 20, Cs, whole genome shotgun sequence, the proteins below share one genomic window:
- the LOC104772863 gene encoding uncharacterized protein LOC104772863 has translation MQVIPPEIKKILDKWNIRGLVIMSLLFQTSLIFLAPLRKRTSKKWLAAVLWTAYLLADWTANYAVSQITKNQGKEPEPGDPPKNKKLLALWAPFLLLHLGGPDTITALALEDNALWQRHLFGLVSQALAGVYAVVQSLENVLWPPIVLLFITGTIKYVERTRALYSASLDKFKDRMLKPADTGPNYAKLMEEYDSKKKSNLPTEIFLTKEPDKHERPPTLVRPDREYLTDLEIVQYGFKFFNTFKGLVVDLIFSFRERDESRDFFKELKPGEALRIIETELGFLYESMYTKTAILHSKTGTLFRLIAFGSLLSSFLVFHRRPLKYDDFHEADVVITYILYIVGIALDLASMVIFLLSDWTFALRKLKDDPEEGESSIDSLLNWFLGFRKPRWKKHTCNGNQTHEVLTTGFFSRRWSGTVYGFNFIGFCLKAKVSRIHQKRNCNLFVWDSVVLILDKVIRSIQMLVGWIRDGNRSVRSALRQRSKKSPLFRYTVYLLYLVFFAGVPQVFVVLWDYIDRIFSVKAYLDEIRFISREPLTKNQWEFIFYELKDKSDFAEKPEVAKKVSWARGEWALRDTKVAEIDRLMLYIENVDYDQSLLIWHIATELCFQKQEGDEEIENLSGESYDDREFSKIISDYMMYLLIMQPKLMSEVAGIGTIRFRDTKAEAERFFKSRHIKDLRDMKRASETVLSVNNKIEPMLVKGDRSKSVLFEASMLAKELGNLKETSNGDGKWRVMSKVWVELLCYAASHCKATEHVAQLSRGGELLNFVWLLMAHFGLADQFQINKGDARAKLVVGK, from the exons ATGCAAGTGATACCGCCGGAAATTAAAAAGATCTTAGACAAATGGAACATCAGAGGACTTGTGATAATGTCTTTGCTGTTCCAAACGTCTCTTATCTTCCTCGCACCTCTGCGGAAACGCACATCAAAGAAGTGGCTCGCTGCAGTTCTGTGGACCGCGTATCTTTTAGCGGATTGGACCGCTAATTATGCGGTGTCTCAGATCACTAAGAACCAAGGGAAGGAACCAGAACCTGGTGATCCtccaaaaaacaagaagctaCTTGCTCTGTGGGCACCGTTCTTGCTGTTGCATCTTGGTGGTCCGGACACCATTACCGCATTGGCTCTTGAGGATAATGCCTTATGGCAACgtcatttgtttggccttgtcTCTCAAGCGCTTGcag GTGTTTATGCGGTGGTGCAATCTTTGGAAAACGTATTATGGCCACCAATCGTACTTTTATTCATAACCGGAACGATAAAATACGTGGAGAGGACACGAGCATTGTACTCGGCGAGCTTAGACAAGTTCAAAGACAGAATGCTTAAACCAGCAGACACTGGTCCTAACTACGCTAAGCTAATGGAAGAATACGATTCAAAGAAAAAGTCAAATCTCCCAACAGAAATCTTCTTAACCAAAGAACCCGACAAGCACGAGAGACCCCCGACACTCGTTAGACCAGACCGCGAGTATTTAACCGATCTCGAAATTGTTCAGTACGGCTTCAAATTCTTCAACACTTTCAAAGGTCTTGTCGTTGACCTAATTTTCAGTTTCCGTGAGCGAGACGAAAGCAGAGATTTCTTCAAAGAGTTGAAACCGGGAGAAGCTCTTCGGATTATAGAAACTGAGCTAGGGTTTCTATACGAATCAATGTACACGAAAACCGCGATTCTTCATTCGAAAACCGGTACTCTGTTCCGGTTAATCGCGTTCGGTTCacttctctcttccttcttagTCTTCCATCGTAGACCGCTTAAGTACGATGATTTTCATGAAGCAGATGTGGTGATTACTTACATTTTGTATATTGTTGGTATCGCGCTTGATCTTGCGTCAATGGTCATTTTCTTGCTCTCGGATTGGACATTCGCATTGAGAAAACTCAAGGATGATCCCGAGGAAGGAGAGAGTTCTATCGACTCTTTACTCAATTGGTTTCTCGGGTTTAGGAAACCTCGGTGGAAGAAGCATACATGCAACGGAAACCAAACCCACGAGGTGCTTACAACAGGGTTTTTCTCACGGAGATGGTCAGGCACGGTCTATGGTTTCAACTTCATCGGGTTTTGTCTGAAGGCCAAAGTTTCAAGAATCCATCAGAAGAGAAACTGCAACCTTTTCGTGTGGGACTCCGTGGTTTTGATACTCGATAAGGTAATCAGAAGCATCCAAATGTTGGTAGGATGGATCAGAGATGGTAATAGATCAGTCAGAAGCGCGCTGAGGCAACGGTCCAAGAAGAGTCCGTTATTTCGTTACACAGTTTACTTGTTATACCTCGTGTTTTTTGCGGGTGTTCCTCAAGTTTTTGTAGTCCTTTGGGACTACATTGATCGAATCTTCAGTGTTAAAGCTTATCTAGACGAGATAAGGTTCATATCGAGAGAGCCTTTGACAAAGAATCAATGGGAATTCATATTCTATGAGCTCAAGGATAAGTCCGACTTCGCGGAGAAACCTGAAGTCGCAAAGAAAGTTTCTTGGGCGAGAGGAGAATGGGCTTTACGGGATACGAAAGTTGCGGAGATCGATAGGTTGATGCTTTATATAGAGAATGTTGATTACGATCAAAGTCTCCTTATATGGCATATTGCTACTGAGCTCTGTTTTCAAAAACAAGAAGGTGACGAGGAGATAGAGAATTTGAGCGGTGAAAGTTACGACGACCGCGAGTTCAGCAAGATTATATCGGATTACATGATGTATTTGCTGATAATGCAACCTAAGTTGATGTCGGAAGTGGCGGGAATCGGGACAATACGGTTTAGAGACACTAAAGCTGAAGCTGAGAGGTTTTTCAAAAGTAGGCATATCAAGGACTTGAGAGATATGAAACGAGCAAGTGAGACGGTTTTATCAGTCAATAACAAAATAGAGCCAATGCTTGTGAAGGGAGATCGAAGCAAGTCGGTTCTTTTTGAGGCGAGTATGTTGGCGAAAGAGCTTGGGAATTTGAAAGAGACTAGTAATGGAGATGGGAAATGGAGAGTGATGAGCAAAGTGTGGGTTGAGTTGCTATGTTACGCAGCAAGTCATTGTAAAGCTACGGAACATGTGGCGCAACTTAGCAGAGGTGGAGAGCTTCTTAA CTTTGTTTGGTTGTTAATGGCTCACTTCGGTTTAGCTGATCAGTTTCAGATCAATAAAGGAGATGCTAGAGCTAAACTCGTTGTAGGCAAGTGA